From the Aspergillus puulaauensis MK2 DNA, chromosome 1, nearly complete sequence genome, the window TTCCCCATGTGAGTTTGCCATGTGCTCTTGTCCTGATAGATTTGATGTTGATATCTTCTAGTATTTCACTACCTTCAAAGAGAAATCGCTGGACTCCTACGAATTCAAGTCCTCACTTCTGAGTTTTTTTGGGCCTGATGCTGAAGCCTCCAAATTTTTGCACGAAGTGGATTGGGATGCCTGGTTCTACAAACCTGGCCTGCCTCCAAAACCAGACTTTGATACGTCGCTAGCTGATGTTGTGTATGAACTGGCTAACAAGTGGAGGTCCCTTCCCGAGTCTTCATTCCACCCTCGGCCGAGCGATATCCAAGGATTGACAGCAAACCAGATTGTCGTCTTTTTAGAACAAATCCTGCTTTTTGAACAGCCTCTAACTGCTGATCTGTCCAAGATTATGGGTGAGGTTTATGGTCTTGCTAAGAGTGGGAATATTGAGGTTTCCAATCTCTATCTTCAAATCGGTATTAAGGCTGGCGACAAAAGTGTGATCGAGCCAACCGTAGATCTTCTTGGAAAGATTGGAAGGATGAAATTCGTGCGACCATTGTAAGAAACCCACGTCAAAGAACAGTTGGTAAGAGGGCTAACGAGTCCACAGATACCGAACTTTGCAAAAGGTTGATCGTCAAGTGGCGATTGATACCTTTGTAAAGTACAAAGATTTCTACCATCCAATTTGCCGAGGTATGGTCGAAAAGGACCTGTTTTAGCCAGACAACGTGTGATTCATTTAGCCCCGCCATTTGGCAACTCGCACAGGCTGTTTCGGTTGGTCTACCCCAAGCCTGCTGGGGTCTGGTAGGTTTATGGACCTCGCGTCCCTAAGAAGGCCTACCAGAAACACGCAAGTTTCCACTAACACTTGCAGGTCTCTAGAGTAAATAGACACTCCCGCAAGCGGCATATACCATACAAATGAAGTCCTCTCTCATAGCCCAAATCATATCGTACAACTATCACACGTAAAATAGGCCCTACTTTCCCGGCATATTCACAGCTATCGCTTTTTCTCTACCAAAAGCCTGTCTGCATCAGAGGGTGAAAACACACCAGGTTTGCCCTTGTTCGGTGAACCTAACTGGAAGATCAGATCTGCGTCATCCAGCTTCGAAAGTTCTGAGAGCAACCGCCGCATATAGGCGACAACACGCGCAACTTTTTCCCACTCAATCTCATTCCCGTCAGGGGTGTTATAACTCGCTTTCCACAAATTTCTCCACACAGCAGCACCTAGGACAGCATCCCCTTTGATGAGACCTTCATCGTATGCGGCAAGAACACCACGCCACTGGATGAAAAGGTCCTTCAAGAACTTATTCCTGATAGCACGACTCGTCAAGCCATGAAGCACATCCATACGATGCTCGGCACTATGTGAGAAGTGGTCGATCAAATGGCGCGAATACGTCTGAAGACTCTCATGAGACGGCAGTGCCCGAAGTCGAGCCGTTAATAGGTACATATGGAGAAAAGTAATCTGAGACCACGTTGAAAAGGTTGGGACAAGGCCTAATTCTAATGGCGGAAAAAGCGCAGATGTCAGCTACTGTTTCTCGATgtgggaaaaaaaaaaaacgggTATGGCCAGAAAACAAACCTTGATACCACCAACCTTCTCCAACACCTAGATCCTCTCCGGCCTCCGTCTTGGGAACCTGGGCATTCTTCTCTTGTAGCTGGGGTATCCTGTAGTCCCCTTGGCTGGAACAAGCCTCGAATAGCTTCTGGGTCATTCCATATGCGATGTAGGTTTCGGTCGCTCCACCAGGGCGCGGTGCTATAGCTCGCGCAAGTCTAGACGCGAACTTGCAGCCGTGTGTATTGGCATTGGAAACTGGTGTCCTATGGGGTTTTGATGGGCGAGTTGTCCCCGGTAGACTCGCTGATAATGTGCATAACGAACGTCGGGAAGGAATAGCTAAAGCAACTGGGCGATTTGTAGTTTGCACCTGTATCCCCAATTAGTTGCGATGGAAAAGGAGTGTGTTCTTTTAGCAGTTCTCAAAGCTTGAGTATGGCAACAATTCGCGAGATTTTCAGCCACGGAGGGGTTGATAGTACCTGAAGTCTGAAGCATTGGCTACTAAGCTTCCTGCGCCAGAAGCTGTTGAATTGTTTGGTCGGCATCTTGGACGAGGAATTGCTCCAGCGTGAACTCCGACCTTTGCTGGATCTTCCTAATGAGTACAATTACGAAAAATGGGCGATGATCATGAGTGTTTGCACTGTTTGCTGTCTGGCAGATTAACACTCATCCTGATTGGTGGGTCGTAATTCTCAATTAGCATGGAGATAGGTTGGTACAAAGAAGTTAAGGTAGGTACTGCTAGCTGCCATTGATTTCTCAACAAAAAGAAGCCCGTTCTATCATATGTATTTACACACAGGGGTTACGCTCTCCCACTGAAGTTTGGCCTGCACCGTATTGCTTCATTGGTcggtaaaaagaaaatcaacCTAATGTTGTGCCGTGTAGGGTTCCATATCAATGGCTACAGCCAAGCGTGGGAAGCTGCGCCGGTTTATGTACCAGGACACCAACCGGTACCTATCATCATTAATAATCCTGCTATCAGTAAAAGGATTGCAGATGAGCGTCTGAATATAGGTTGCTTTCGAGTGTCTTCAAGCCACTGGGCAGTTCCTCGCACCTTTATGCCGGGCAAAGCATGTCGAAGTATGAATATGATTTCGCCTTCTTGAAATTATTCACCAAGAACGACTCGCTCTAGTCGCTTACCAACCACGGGGAGAAGTTCAGAGAGTCTGTTGGGGTCTCTCATGATCGCTGGTATATCATCTCGTGCGCTGGCTAAGTTCTATATGATGCATTAGCTTTCGAATTCTGTTATTCTCAAATTAAGCTTAACATGCCTGCCGGACTGTTTCATATTCGCATTCTCTGGCCTGGTactctcttattatttcGGACGTTTCAAAGTCGACATAGACCCTGGTATCCCGAAGCCGGAAGAGAACGTTGTCCAATCTCATGAAAAACCTCGacagaaggagaagtctgTCTGGCATTACACGGATTTTACATGACAGCATAGTAATCCCGTTATCGGCCAGCTCATCTTCGTATAGTATTACGTCGTCGAAGAACAAAATTGGGTCGGGGCGTTTAAGTAACTCTATCGGTATAGGAGTTGAGGTCGCTTCAAAGTCGCGACCCTGTGCAGATACAACGGTTCCCTTGTAGTCTGTACTATACGACCAGTCAAATGGCTTGACAACTTCCTTTATACCTTCGTGAGTAGTCTCTCTGTTAAACCATCAGCGGTCGGAACTGGTTTCAGCCAACACGTGTTCAGCTCACCTGCTCTTTTGCCATTCCCTTGAATACGCTACCTTCAGCATAGACTCCCCCGTCTTATCCACGCGGTCTAGCGCGTCAAATGCGTTAAATTTGATTCTCCACCCACTTATTTCGTGTTCAATCGAAACGAAGTTATCGCCAAAAATCATTTCTGGCGGGGCGATGCCAAGATTTTTTGTCATAGTCTCAATGGGCTCTGCTTTGAGTATGGGGAGCTTCTGAGTCAAAATCTTGAATCCCTTTACGGTAATGGAATTGGGCGTCTGCCAGGTGGGCGAGACTGCAGCTGTATCCCCCGCGATGACCACGGGCGCTGCGCGGTCATTCGAAGTCATCCTTTTCTATGCGGAGTGGGGATAATCCGGGTTAAAAGAACACGAATGGTCAGGCTTCCGTGACTGAGTATCTGTCTATATgaaaatagtatagaatagaGTAAATAGATAACAGTAATACTTAAGCTTAAATGTATTGCACTTGTGCGCTGCGGAGAACGGTTTCAATACCCCGCGGTGTCCGGAGAAAGGTGCGGTCCGACGGGTTGCCGTGGTGACAAGTCGAGCTTCAAGCCACCATAAACACTTGGTAAGTTCTCTGATTGAACTTCGATTCCTTTTCCCATCGACAACCGGTGCTTTCGATCATACCTTCCATTACACATCTGCTTAAATCTTCAACAATGCTTGCTTAAAAcatactatattatactcTTCCCCGTCTCATTCGCTCCCACCTTCCCCTGCGATTCTCACACTACAATTCGCACTCATGGCGACCAAGACCTTGGAAGCTCGTTTCGAGCACCTCTCTGTTAAGGATGATGCCGGAAGCGGAAATAAATCAGCCGGCTATCCTAAGCACAAGGTATACCTGCTATATCTAGGGCTCTATTAAGACGCTCCTACTAATACTGCTACTCAGAGTTCGCTATCAACCGCTGTATCCCTTTCCGGACTTGGGGTCACAGGACAGCTCACAAGCGGTGCGAATCGGTCGAATTTGCTCAAGCTGGCCTTGCAAAACACAAATGACAATAAGGTCAACTCCATGAACGTGCCTCAGTCTCCCGGGAAAACCACTCAGAACCCTTCATCGCTACGTAGCCTAGACGAAAATGGAGATTATGAGCAGCCAGCACCCAGAAAGCTACACCTCGGAATGTTCGAGATTGGGAAGCCTTTGGGAAAGGGAAAGTTCGGCCGAGTGTATCTCGCCAAAGAACGCTCATCCGGTTTTGTATGTGCACTGAAGGTTTTGCATAAGTCTGAATTACAACAAGGCGGAGTCCAAAAGCAGGTCAGACGGGAAATTGAAATTCAGAGTAACCTACGTCATCCGAATGTTCTTAGACTTTACGGTCATTTTCAGGACAGCAAACGAATCTTCCTTATTCTGGAGTTCGCAGGTCGAGGGGAGCTGTATAAGCACCTACGGAAGGAGCACCGGTTTCCTGAGTGGAAAGCTGCTCATTACATTGCACAGATGGCCTCTGCATTGAAGTATCTTCACAAGAAGCACGTTATGCATCGGGATATCAAGCCAGAGAATATTCTGGTGGGTATACACGGCGAGATCAAAATCAGTGATTTTGGCTGGAGTGTCCATGCACCGAACAATCGTCGGCAAACAATGTGTGGGACGCTTGACTACCTGCCTCCCGAGATGCTCAACTCTAACCCACAGGGCAATTTTTACAATGAGAAGGTCGACTTGTGGAGTTTGGGTGTTCTAACCTACGAATTTCTTGTCGGAGAAGCGCCTTTCGAAGACACCCCAGTTATGACGCAAAGAAGGATTCAACGAGGAGACATGCAAGTTCCTTCGTTCGTGAGCCCCGAGGCTCGGGATTTGATCAGAAGAGTAAGCTTCCACAGTCAGTCTCAGGTCTCTATTGGAGTCTAACTTTTCTTAGCTGCTCGTGCTTGATCCCGAGAAACGGATTTCACTTGACGAGATCCAGAAGCATCCCTGGATTCTCAAACATTGCGCAAAAGATGACCGGAGCATTAAACGGAGCTCGGGTTCGTCAAAGGACGGCAAAGCATGATGTTCATATGCATCGCAAGGGGTTTTGGTGTTTTGTCTTTGGTTTAATTTTCGTCTGCTTTCATGGAGTTCGGTATATGGTGCTAAATGGTCCGCTTGGTTTTCATTCCAGTTATAAGTCTTCTCAGAATTAGCCACTGGAGGACACAGAGTGTGTTCTCTTATCAGCGTTCCGAATATTATACAATATGGTACATTCAAAAGCCCTTGGCGCCACAATTAAGAACCCGACCAGTATGCGTCTATTACAAGAAAGGAGGCATTGCTATCGATAGATTTCGTCAAACGGCCGCGTGTCTCTAAAGCAACTTTCCCAAACCTCATTAACGACCTTCTCAGCGTGGGATTTATCTTGACATCCTGGTCGTGCCTGTACTGATAAAATAGCTCTTCGCCGAACACActcttggtgttgttgtgtaaGTTTCCACTGGCCACGTCGGAAGAACTCTCTGGCCCATCGACATTCTCCGCTCAGTGAGCTGGCTCGAATCTATTCAACATTGGTTAGTGTTTCGGGACATCAAAAaggcttttcttcccctttttttggggggggggtACCTCTGAACAAGCTGCATGCCTCAGGTTGTCAGCCCAATTAACCTTGAACCTTAAATGATCATAGGCATGGACCATTTCGTGGGCTAATGTATCCTCCAGATGCCCTTGATCTTTCATTTCATTTGCGCAAAGCAAAATCCCATATTCAGGGTCAAAGCCCCCTGCTTTCCGGTTCGTACATCGACGACAATAGATATTATGGCTGGACAAATCACCGCCCAATTGCCGGATGCTGTCACTCATATACCGGATAACTGGGCCTTTTCATGACAATTTTATTAGCCGCATGTTTGATTGGGTCAAAAACTTCTGAAGCCGGGAAGCTCTCAGACTTACTGTACTGCAAAAGATAGTTTCTTTGATCATCGCAGCGCTTGCAGTCTTCCGTTTCATTTCGCAGATCTCGTGCTACGCGAAacttctctcttccctcagCCGTCATCTTCCCCgtgaggatgttgaagatgttgcgCCAATGTGTAAACGTATCATCTCCAGGTTGAAATCCCGTATCGGCGCCCTTTTCCGGTGCTGACAGCTCACTACTCGATTGAGGGTCTGACATGACTTTTCTGATAGTTGGGATGTACGGTTGGTGTACCTGACAATTTAATTGATCTTGATTTCGGGCCTTCGGCGAGCTCTCCGCATTTTACCTTGGCGGTGCCCTGCGGCAGAAAGAAACAACTTCCTTGTCCGCAAATGAGTCAGTCAGCTATGCTAATATAAACTAGGAGTTAAACAAAAGAGATTCCTGTTTTGCCATATTGTGTGATGTGCAGCACTTGGGTATCTTCTGGAAACATTCAATTTCGTAGCGACAATGGCAACTGAGCGCCTGACCGTCGTCATCAAATTAGGTGCGGGGATCCAGTAACCTGGCAGGGTCGCCGAAATTCTAACCACCTGTTTTCAAACAGGCACAAGCTCTATTGTCGATGAACATACTCATGAGCCTATCCTTTCGATTCTTACACTCATAGTCGAAACAGCTGCCAAACTCCATCGTGATGGCCACAATGTCGTCCTGGTCTCTTCCGGTGCCGTCGGcgtggggttgaggagaatggatgtcgaggagaggCCAAAAAATATACCTCGCATACAGGTATGAAAATTGATAAAGAATTCGAATCATCGATTTAAAGACTGAATTGTGCAGGCCTTGGCAGCTGTTGGTCAGTGCCGACTCATGAGCCTTTGGGATGGGCTATTTTCACATCTTCGGCTTCCGGTTGCCCAAATACTGCTGACTCGCAATGACATCGCAGATGTAAGTTCTTTCTAGCTGGATTGTAGTATCTCACCTTCTCTAATAACAGAAAGCGCACTCAATATGTTAATGCGCAAAACACTTTTGCACAATTGTTTGATATGGGAGTGATCCCCATTGTCAATGAAAATGACACACTGGCCGTTTCAGTAAGTTATTTACAGGCTGCACGTAGACTTAGTGTgtatttactaatataacCCACCAAGGAAATCAAATTTGGTGACAATGATACATTGTCAGCTATCACGGCAGCAATGGTCAAGGCGGACTACCTCTTTCTGATGACAGATGTTGATTGTCTCTATACGACAAACCCGCGGACTGATCCTGATGCACGACCGATTGAGGTGGTTTCAGACATTTCCTCACTAGAAGCAGACGTTTCTTCTGCCGGGTCTGCGCTCGGAACCGGGGGTATGAGTACGAAAATTACAGCGGCGAGATTGGGAACTAGCGCTGGCGTGACGACAATTATCACCAAAAGCTCGAAACCGGGAAACATTCATGATGTTGTAAGATACCTCCAGGAGTTGAAGCAAGCAGTTGCATCCGATTCTACAGGCGGGGCGAACACCCCTTCCACACCACAGGCATCAAGTCCACCTCTCCATACTCGGTTCCTTCCATCCGAAACTCCCATTCAATCACGTTCATTCTGGCTGCTTCACGGTTTGACACCTCATGGTACCCTATATATTGATCAAGGCGCATACGCTGCACTCCAGAAAAAGGCAAGTCTCCTCCCCGCAGGagtcgtcgacgtcgacggcCATTTTGGACAGCAGGAAGCGGTTCGGTTAGTGGTCGTGGAGAGAATATCCCCTGATGCTTTAAATGGCGATTTCCTTCACCCTGGCCAAGAACCCAAAGAGGTGGGTCGTGCCTTGGTCAACTATGGTAGTCTCGAAATAGCTCGGATCAAGGGCCACAGGAGTACACACATACAATCATTACTAGGGTATGCGGACAGTGAATACGTTGCTCTGCGAGAGAACATCTCGTTCTTTGGAAACGATGATCACACACGACGATGAACATTGCCAACATAATTTTGCCTATATCAAACCCCATTCATGGAAGATTATTGATATTTTTGAAAAGCGAACGATACCTACAATTA encodes:
- the CBP3 gene encoding uncharacterized protein (COG:C;~EggNog:ENOG410PPQ1;~InterPro:IPR021150,IPR007129;~PFAM:PF03981) is translated as MPTKQFNSFWRRKLSSQCFRLQVQTTNRPVALAIPSRRSLCTLSASLPGTTRPSKPHRTPVSNANTHGCKFASRLARAIAPRPGGATETYIAYGMTQKLFEACSSQGDYRIPQLQEKNAQVPKTEAGEDLGVGEGWWYQELGLVPTFSTWSQITFLHMYLLTARLRALPSHESLQTYSRHLIDHFSHSAEHRMDVLHGLTSRAIRNKFLKDLFIQWRGVLAAYDEGLIKGDAVLGAAVWRNLWKASYNTPDGNEIEWEKVARVVAYMRRLLSELSKLDDADLIFQLGSPNKGKPGVFSPSDADRLLVEKKR
- a CDS encoding TIP41 family protein (BUSCO:EOG092648XW;~COG:S;~EggNog:ENOG410PG32;~InterPro:IPR007303;~PFAM:PF04176;~go_process: GO:0043666 - regulation of phosphoprotein phosphatase activity [Evidence IEA]); translated protein: MTSNDRAAPVVIAGDTAAVSPTWQTPNSITVKGFKILTQKLPILKAEPIETMTKNLGIAPPEMIFGDNFVSIEHEISGWRIKFNAFDALDRVDKTGESMLKVAYSREWQKSRETTHEGIKEVVKPFDWSYSTDYKGTVVSAQGRDFEATSTPIPIELLKRPDPILFFDDVILYEDELADNGITMLSCKIRVMPDRLLLLSRFFMRLDNVLFRLRDTRVYVDFETSEIIREYQARECEYETVRQNLASARDDIPAIMRDPNRLSELLPVVGKRLERVVLGE
- the IPL1 gene encoding aurora family serine/threonine-protein kinase (COG:D;~EggNog:ENOG410PFYF;~InterPro:IPR017441,IPR008271,IPR030616,IPR000719, IPR011009;~PFAM:PF07714,PF00069;~go_function: GO:0004672 - protein kinase activity [Evidence IEA];~go_function: GO:0005524 - ATP binding [Evidence IEA];~go_process: GO:0006468 - protein phosphorylation [Evidence IEA]), which codes for MATKTLEARFEHLSVKDDAGSGNKSAGYPKHKSSLSTAVSLSGLGVTGQLTSGANRSNLLKLALQNTNDNKVNSMNVPQSPGKTTQNPSSLRSLDENGDYEQPAPRKLHLGMFEIGKPLGKGKFGRVYLAKERSSGFVCALKVLHKSELQQGGVQKQVRREIEIQSNLRHPNVLRLYGHFQDSKRIFLILEFAGRGELYKHLRKEHRFPEWKAAHYIAQMASALKYLHKKHVMHRDIKPENILVGIHGEIKISDFGWSVHAPNNRRQTMCGTLDYLPPEMLNSNPQGNFYNEKVDLWSLGVLTYEFLVGEAPFEDTPVMTQRRIQRGDMQVPSFVSPEARDLIRRLLVLDPEKRISLDEIQKHPWILKHCAKDDRSIKRSSGSSKDGKA
- the ATP23 gene encoding mitochondrial inner membrane protease ATP23 (BUSCO:EOG09264RBX;~COG:L;~EggNog:ENOG410PMGW;~InterPro:IPR019165;~MEROPS:MER0127117;~PFAM:PF09768;~go_function: GO:0004222 - metalloendopeptidase activity [Evidence IEA]), whose product is MSDPQSSSELSAPEKGADTGFQPGDDTFTHWRNIFNILTGKMTAEGREKFRVARDLRNETEDCKRCDDQRNYLLQYSPVIRYMSDSIRQLGGDLSSHNIYCRRCTNRKAGGFDPEYGILLCANEMKDQGHLEDTLAHEMVHAYDHLRFKVNWADNLRHAACSEIRASSLSGECRWAREFFRRGQWKLTQQHQECVRRRAILSVQARPGCQDKSHAEKVVNEVWESCFRDTRPFDEIYR
- a CDS encoding glutamate 5-kinase (BUSCO:EOG09262IZO;~COG:E;~EggNog:ENOG410PFWT;~InterPro:IPR036974,IPR001057,IPR041739,IPR019797, IPR036393,IPR001048,IPR015947,IPR011529,IPR005715, IPR002478;~PFAM:PF01472,PF00696;~go_component: GO:0005737 - cytoplasm [Evidence IEA];~go_function: GO:0003723 - RNA binding [Evidence IEA];~go_function: GO:0004349 - glutamate 5-kinase activity [Evidence IEA];~go_process: GO:0006561 - proline biosynthetic process [Evidence IEA]); protein product: MATERLTVVIKLGTSSIVDEHTHEPILSILTLIVETAAKLHRDGHNVVLVSSGAVGVGLRRMDVEERPKNIPRIQALAAVGQCRLMSLWDGLFSHLRLPVAQILLTRNDIADRTQYVNAQNTFAQLFDMGVIPIVNENDTLAVSEIKFGDNDTLSAITAAMVKADYLFLMTDVDCLYTTNPRTDPDARPIEVVSDISSLEADVSSAGSALGTGGMSTKITAARLGTSAGVTTIITKSSKPGNIHDVVRYLQELKQAVASDSTGGANTPSTPQASSPPLHTRFLPSETPIQSRSFWLLHGLTPHGTLYIDQGAYAALQKKASLLPAGVVDVDGHFGQQEAVRLVVVERISPDALNGDFLHPGQEPKEVGRALVNYGSLEIARIKGHRSTHIQSLLGYADSEYVALRENISFFGNDDHTRR